In Candidatus Epulonipiscium viviparus, one DNA window encodes the following:
- the csaB gene encoding polysaccharide pyruvyl transferase CsaB — MDKKIRIVISGYYGFDNTGDEAILFAIINMLRANIKNIEIVVLSNNPQATTIAYNVQAVNRFSLHSIISAIKNCDLLISGGGSLLQDITSPKTIPYYLLIVQIALLFKRKVVFYSQGIGPVNHQTNRYLIKKVANKVNQIFVRDQKSRQLLINMGVHTAIDISPDPVFALKLDTSLNKKIKKELQYKKTVGIYIRPWKNQAQIVDAIIQTVNYLIKQEYHVYFICMQPSQDTQIAKYVAKHVGHTHIKVIEHPLTINETLSYTANFDFIIGMRLHSLIMAIVVQTPVIALSYDPKVENIMNEMHIAHQIQIEEISFAKLKEQIDYIRQNINLEREKQIDIEDIQKPIHYIKNLLLNS; from the coding sequence ATGGATAAAAAAATACGAATAGTAATATCCGGTTATTATGGGTTTGATAATACGGGTGACGAGGCAATTCTTTTTGCTATAATAAACATGTTGCGAGCAAATATTAAAAATATCGAAATAGTTGTACTTTCTAATAACCCTCAAGCCACCACCATTGCATATAATGTGCAAGCAGTAAATCGATTTAGCCTCCACTCTATTATTAGCGCCATAAAAAACTGTGATCTTCTAATTAGTGGCGGTGGAAGTCTTCTTCAAGATATAACAAGCCCTAAGACCATACCATATTATCTGTTGATAGTTCAAATAGCCCTTCTTTTTAAAAGGAAAGTAGTTTTTTATTCACAAGGTATTGGTCCTGTAAATCATCAAACAAATAGGTATCTAATTAAGAAAGTAGCCAACAAAGTCAATCAAATATTTGTGCGTGATCAAAAATCTCGTCAGCTGCTTATAAATATGGGTGTGCATACTGCAATAGACATATCCCCCGACCCAGTTTTTGCCTTAAAATTGGATACCTCTCTCAATAAGAAAATAAAGAAAGAGCTGCAATATAAAAAAACAGTTGGTATATATATAAGGCCTTGGAAAAATCAGGCTCAAATAGTAGATGCCATCATCCAAACTGTCAATTATCTAATTAAGCAAGAGTACCATGTGTATTTTATTTGTATGCAACCCAGCCAGGATACGCAAATAGCCAAATACGTTGCGAAGCATGTTGGGCACACCCATATCAAAGTTATAGAGCATCCTCTAACCATCAACGAAACGCTAAGCTATACAGCGAATTTTGATTTTATAATAGGAATGCGTCTTCATAGCCTTATTATGGCAATTGTCGTACAAACTCCTGTAATAGCCTTATCTTATGACCCCAAAGTAGAAAATATAATGAATGAAATGCATATAGCGCATCAAATTCAAATAGAAGAAATTTCATTTGCCAAGCTTAAAGAGCAAATAGATTATATTAGACAAAACATCAACTTAGAACGAGAAAAGCAAATAGATATAGAAGATATTCAAAAGCCAATCCATTATATCAAAAATTTATTATTAAACAGTTAG
- a CDS encoding DUF5693 family protein, translated as MKRYVIFFLLLIVFMLTTIRVLDEINNKYVSVGIRYEDVLAISEAELKPIDIVVAEFRALGVTTLTVAVEYLTDVADFGLNIIPIVRDEPAVNGDFSYVFFEEGIKEDWAALYGVSLVEFFTTAAPQDFAYARLYTDETVPHISTPDRVDRYLLALTERTNTIFIFTLDEFGIAALRNDILLFIRSATADGYFVSATIPKRINAIFITNNLLLYTLQAAALILAIVFPVASICKFAYYPVDSALICFLKITATTTIGAIVISSILGFANFRLGINLFRGVKAALIELFFIWFCCWVPALSFGVAIVMFFASHRG; from the coding sequence ATGAAGCGATACGTTATTTTTTTCTTACTACTTATCGTTTTCATGCTTACTACCATCAGAGTGTTAGATGAGATAAACAATAAGTACGTATCAGTTGGCATTCGCTATGAAGACGTGCTTGCAATTTCTGAAGCTGAGCTGAAGCCTATCGATATTGTTGTCGCAGAATTTAGGGCATTAGGGGTTACAACCCTCACTGTTGCAGTTGAATATTTGACCGATGTTGCAGACTTTGGTTTAAATATAATTCCCATTGTACGAGATGAACCTGCTGTTAACGGCGATTTTTCTTATGTATTTTTTGAAGAGGGCATCAAAGAAGATTGGGCCGCATTATATGGAGTAAGTTTGGTCGAATTTTTCACTACTGCGGCTCCCCAAGACTTTGCATATGCCAGACTTTACACCGACGAAACAGTTCCGCATATTTCAACTCCAGATAGGGTAGACCGATATCTTTTGGCATTAACCGAACGAACCAACACAATTTTTATCTTCACATTGGACGAATTTGGTATAGCAGCGCTCCGGAATGATATATTACTTTTTATTCGCTCTGCGACAGCTGATGGATATTTTGTGTCCGCAACAATTCCCAAGCGTATAAATGCTATATTTATTACAAATAATCTATTATTATATACATTACAAGCCGCTGCGTTGATTCTTGCAATAGTTTTTCCCGTTGCTTCAATTTGTAAATTTGCCTACTACCCAGTGGATTCTGCGTTGATCTGTTTTTTAAAAATTACGGCAACCACAACAATCGGCGCTATTGTCATAAGCTCTATCTTGGGGTTTGCAAATTTTCGGCTTGGCATAAATTTATTTCGTGGAGTCAAAGCTGCTCTAATTGAGCTTTTTTTTATATGGTTTTGTTGTTGGGTTCCTGCGCTCAGTTTTGGTGTAGCCATCGTAATGTTTTTTGCCTCTCACAGGGGATAA
- a CDS encoding DUF4330 domain-containing protein: protein MKLKYNIVDLFVCIMIIAFFIGVGIRFFPIFSINNIQAVNTPKTIEYTVVIRDVRDYTVNALKKAGVAYTSSGTEMGTIIDVWSKPYTDIEVLNDGTQYKLAAPDKYEAYIKIRTEGRESDMLLIGSCGTELYLGGHIGWYTKWVNIISSQIVEIDILE, encoded by the coding sequence ATGAAACTTAAATATAATATTGTAGACCTTTTTGTTTGTATTATGATCATTGCTTTTTTCATTGGGGTCGGCATCAGATTTTTTCCTATATTTTCTATAAATAATATACAGGCAGTAAATACACCAAAAACCATCGAATATACCGTCGTTATCCGCGATGTTCGAGACTATACCGTCAATGCACTCAAGAAAGCCGGCGTTGCGTATACATCTAGTGGCACTGAAATGGGAACAATAATAGATGTATGGTCGAAGCCTTATACAGATATAGAAGTGCTAAACGACGGCACTCAATACAAATTAGCGGCACCAGATAAATACGAAGCGTATATTAAAATCCGCACCGAAGGTCGTGAAAGCGATATGCTTCTTATTGGCAGCTGCGGCACAGAATTATATTTGGGAGGACATATAGGCTGGTATACCAAATGGGTTAACATTATTAGTTCACAAATCGTGGAAATCGATATTCTTGAATAA
- a CDS encoding DUF4330 family protein, with product MKRFNIIDFFIVAALVVVAIVGITILNRGPIDFSPDTVKLRLLTEIAANDLFVLDKIKPGPVFLSVDNVYTGTITDVDLEVTQIRTFDKHLEAYKMVDSISGKYNAYITIEVDAVETDRNFTIGDINLKVGSPLFIKAKEYNSKAHILEMEVIE from the coding sequence TTGAAGAGATTTAATATAATAGATTTTTTTATAGTTGCTGCCTTAGTTGTGGTTGCCATTGTTGGAATCACGATTTTAAACCGCGGTCCAATCGACTTTTCGCCCGATACTGTAAAGCTTCGGCTCCTAACTGAAATAGCAGCCAACGACCTATTTGTTCTCGATAAAATTAAGCCTGGACCAGTTTTTCTTAGCGTCGACAATGTATATACAGGCACTATCACCGATGTAGATCTCGAAGTTACTCAAATCAGAACCTTTGATAAGCATCTAGAAGCATACAAAATGGTCGATAGCATTTCTGGCAAATACAATGCTTACATTACTATCGAAGTAGACGCCGTTGAAACCGACCGCAACTTTACCATCGGCGATATCAATCTCAAAGTAGGCTCTCCTCTATTTATTAAAGCAAAAGAATACAATTCAAAAGCTCATATTTTAGAAATGGAGGTTATTGAATGA
- a CDS encoding glycosyltransferase family 4 protein, with protein MIKILHVCSDTNIGGAGRYLLNLYNANAAGLDLYFLLPTQSKLAAVLAAAGANVIELDIAKDASWAAKDIYKIARLLKRLRPDIVHTHANFTARVSAKLVGIGKIVYTRHYVETAASAPNKLKRWLNNFLCDAVIIALIAGEGPEEENIRELIRQKNLDEDTIRIVGFVENVSDILNVTDIILNTSTTEAKSLSLLEAMSIGIPAVVSNVGGNPSLIANAENGFVVEQADADGFVARIADLLSDADLYAAMSANAINRFNQNHHAHQMVAKTKNFYEKKENNIEEI; from the coding sequence GTGATTAAAATTTTACACGTATGTAGTGATACCAACATTGGTGGAGCTGGCAGATATTTATTAAACTTATATAACGCCAATGCGGCAGGCTTAGACTTATATTTTTTGTTGCCCACGCAAAGCAAATTGGCTGCAGTGTTAGCCGCAGCTGGAGCAAATGTTATCGAATTAGATATAGCAAAAGACGCCTCATGGGCAGCGAAAGACATCTACAAAATAGCACGTTTACTCAAGCGACTGCGTCCTGATATTGTTCATACTCATGCAAACTTCACAGCTCGAGTATCTGCCAAATTGGTGGGCATAGGCAAGATCGTATATACCAGACACTACGTCGAAACGGCGGCCTCCGCACCAAACAAGCTCAAACGCTGGCTCAACAACTTTCTATGCGATGCGGTGATAATTGCTTTGATAGCAGGAGAGGGCCCCGAAGAGGAGAACATACGCGAGCTTATCCGTCAAAAAAATCTCGATGAAGACACAATCCGAATAGTAGGATTTGTAGAAAACGTATCAGACATATTAAATGTGACCGATATCATATTGAACACTTCTACAACAGAAGCAAAAAGCCTCTCATTGCTAGAAGCTATGAGCATCGGAATTCCTGCAGTAGTATCAAATGTTGGAGGCAATCCCTCGCTTATCGCAAATGCCGAAAACGGGTTTGTCGTTGAGCAAGCAGATGCGGACGGCTTTGTTGCCCGCATAGCAGATCTGCTTTCGGATGCCGATTTGTATGCAGCAATGAGCGCCAACGCTATCAACCGATTTAACCAGAATCACCATGCGCATCAAATGGTTGCAAAGACCAAAAATTTTTATGAAAAAAAGGAGAATAACATTGAAGAGATTTAA
- a CDS encoding O-antigen ligase family protein has translation MDNKFLIQQYTSSRMSQCLDKICRLFSKLWAQSIFYHMIFVNPFRLQLQESLTFRIFFWPFQQLNVVATKFDAKYIRDSFILRHFRNYLYMLMRINSTLIGAFMLTVAVYELATAGVSAPALIIFLIAIIFLIAKVDMIELISGSAIFTKLFEMADFKIVCIDYQANKVLAATYGVALGLMCSAVLAFSGVVAAFAVAAGLTIVGFVFLNPVYGLYLLVLSGPIFDTKLILGLTVLVIVSTFIRNLLNTEHKWFLDDIGFILMGLLIVYFFSAVLSFQRLASLSIFAVYVLFIGFYIVGLQLLTSREIIIRCVKLFVIAGTLVSIYGILQYVFGWGINQNWIDPSVFSITDRAYSTLDNPNILGVYLILAFMITAGVLLTRKTPHAIFFYACALASMAICLGATFSRGCWIGLAIAIAIFITFYNGKLWGLAIIAILLAPFILPDSIIERILSIGNMEDTSTAIRVKIWLSSLRIGSDFFLTGAGLGSASFGYLYPFYTYYYIPAQHSHNAFFQIFIEGGVIGLVLFLFSMWRIEKHLALCFNKYKRSETGIIALALMCSIVGFFVQGLFDYPFYNYRIVFLFWLIITLGSTLCKRGECD, from the coding sequence ATGGACAATAAATTTTTGATTCAGCAATACACTTCCAGTAGGATGTCGCAGTGTCTGGATAAAATATGCCGATTGTTTTCAAAGCTATGGGCGCAAAGTATCTTCTATCATATGATATTTGTGAATCCGTTTCGGCTGCAGCTTCAAGAGAGCCTAACTTTTCGAATATTCTTTTGGCCGTTTCAGCAGCTTAATGTTGTTGCCACAAAATTCGATGCAAAATATATACGTGACAGTTTTATACTTCGGCACTTTCGCAATTATTTGTATATGCTGATGCGGATTAATTCAACTTTGATCGGGGCCTTTATGTTAACCGTTGCGGTCTATGAGCTGGCCACTGCTGGAGTATCGGCACCTGCATTGATTATTTTTTTGATAGCAATTATATTTTTAATAGCCAAGGTAGATATGATCGAACTCATTTCTGGGAGCGCTATATTTACGAAATTATTTGAGATGGCCGACTTTAAGATTGTATGTATCGATTATCAGGCAAACAAAGTTTTAGCTGCGACTTATGGGGTAGCACTTGGGCTTATGTGCTCTGCAGTTTTGGCGTTTTCGGGAGTTGTTGCAGCATTTGCAGTAGCAGCTGGGCTCACGATTGTAGGCTTTGTATTCTTAAATCCTGTTTATGGTTTATATTTACTGGTACTTTCTGGGCCGATATTTGACACCAAGTTGATATTGGGCTTGACCGTGTTGGTTATTGTTTCAACATTTATACGAAATCTTTTAAACACAGAACATAAGTGGTTTTTAGATGACATCGGATTTATACTGATGGGGCTTTTAATAGTATATTTTTTCAGCGCTGTTTTATCATTTCAGCGACTAGCTAGCCTCTCAATCTTTGCCGTGTATGTGCTATTTATTGGATTTTATATAGTTGGGCTACAGTTACTAACAAGCCGCGAAATTATAATTCGATGCGTCAAACTTTTTGTGATTGCCGGAACCTTGGTTTCGATTTATGGAATTTTGCAATATGTATTTGGGTGGGGCATAAACCAAAATTGGATTGATCCTTCTGTGTTTTCGATTACAGACCGCGCATACTCGACGCTTGATAATCCAAACATTTTGGGAGTCTATCTCATACTCGCATTTATGATTACAGCAGGAGTATTGCTTACTCGAAAAACTCCTCACGCAATCTTTTTCTATGCCTGCGCGCTTGCTTCCATGGCAATATGCTTGGGGGCAACGTTCTCTCGCGGATGCTGGATCGGCCTTGCTATAGCCATTGCTATATTTATCACATTCTATAATGGAAAGCTTTGGGGGCTAGCAATCATTGCAATATTATTAGCGCCATTCATTTTGCCAGATTCTATTATCGAACGAATTTTAAGCATCGGCAATATGGAAGATACATCTACCGCAATTCGCGTCAAGATCTGGCTCTCTTCATTGCGCATTGGCTCAGACTTTTTCTTAACTGGAGCCGGGCTTGGTTCTGCGTCATTTGGGTATTTATATCCTTTTTATACCTATTATTATATTCCTGCACAGCACTCACATAACGCATTTTTTCAAATTTTTATAGAGGGCGGCGTTATTGGATTGGTGCTATTTTTATTTTCAATGTGGCGTATCGAAAAGCATCTAGCGCTTTGCTTCAACAAATACAAACGCAGCGAAACCGGCATTATTGCTTTAGCATTGATGTGTAGCATTGTAGGATTCTTTGTTCAAGGATTATTTGACTACCCGTTCTATAACTACCGGATTGTCTTTTTATTTTGGTTGATCATAACCCTAGGTAGTACATTATGTAAAAGAGGTGAGTGTGATTAA
- the murJ gene encoding murein biosynthesis integral membrane protein MurJ: MASFMAAITIISKVLGLLREIFLASIYGASFELTAFLAASKIPLTLFDITLGSVVSAAFIPIYTQITATTGAAEANDFATDYTNLVLMITATVTVAGMIFAAPIISFTLSGAEEATLDLATRLLQIMFPMIIFTGVAYTLVGILNCNQEFYITAILSLISNAAVIAYLCFNRNIYGLAVMMLVSWALQVAVQIPAAYKFGFRYKIRFAVASTNICAAVKLALPILVSSWAYPVSSLINMKMASYIDGGNAVSYMELANRLYVVISGIFAYVISNLSYPYLARAATDEFVSLVRIILKSITFIIVPIMIGLIVLGVPIVSFAYERGNFTSADSLQTGRALTSIGFAMLAFSYNEALNKIFYAKNRARVAMLAGITGAVFTIALCFILPKYFGIMGLGFSIAAGAIATFVINFYHLNQLFAKVITAADYLEFAKIATAGLIMGITVYYVERSLTGSAAKVFVPTILGALEYFALALIFRVKILTELMKGVSNGQ; the protein is encoded by the coding sequence GTGGCAAGCTTTATGGCCGCAATCACCATCATCTCCAAAGTACTAGGCCTTCTTCGTGAAATATTTTTGGCATCAATATATGGTGCCAGCTTTGAGCTCACTGCCTTTTTGGCGGCAAGCAAAATTCCCTTAACACTGTTTGACATCACTCTGGGTAGCGTCGTCAGTGCAGCATTTATTCCGATATACACTCAAATCACTGCAACAACTGGTGCAGCAGAAGCCAACGACTTTGCCACCGACTACACCAACTTGGTGCTAATGATTACCGCAACAGTTACTGTCGCAGGAATGATATTTGCCGCCCCCATAATCAGCTTTACACTTTCTGGTGCGGAAGAGGCCACACTCGACCTTGCCACACGCTTGTTACAAATCATGTTCCCCATGATCATTTTTACGGGCGTCGCATATACATTGGTGGGCATTTTAAATTGCAATCAAGAGTTTTATATTACTGCCATCTTAAGCTTGATATCAAACGCCGCGGTCATAGCATACTTGTGTTTTAATCGCAATATATATGGGCTTGCAGTAATGATGCTTGTGTCGTGGGCATTGCAAGTTGCGGTTCAAATCCCAGCAGCTTATAAATTTGGCTTTCGATACAAAATCCGCTTTGCAGTTGCCAGTACAAACATATGCGCAGCAGTCAAGCTGGCATTGCCAATATTAGTCAGCTCTTGGGCATACCCCGTTTCTTCTTTGATCAACATGAAAATGGCGTCATATATCGATGGCGGAAATGCAGTTAGTTATATGGAACTTGCCAACCGCCTATACGTTGTAATTTCTGGAATATTCGCCTACGTTATCTCCAACTTGAGCTATCCATATCTTGCGCGAGCCGCTACAGATGAATTTGTATCCCTGGTGCGCATCATACTAAAAAGCATTACATTTATCATCGTTCCTATTATGATTGGCCTGATTGTGTTAGGAGTTCCGATAGTCAGCTTTGCATATGAGCGCGGCAACTTTACTTCAGCAGACAGCTTGCAAACGGGCAGAGCGTTAACTAGCATTGGGTTCGCCATGCTGGCATTCTCATATAACGAGGCACTCAACAAGATTTTCTACGCAAAGAATCGCGCACGAGTTGCTATGCTCGCAGGAATTACAGGAGCAGTTTTCACCATTGCGTTATGCTTTATATTGCCAAAATATTTTGGAATTATGGGCTTGGGATTTTCTATTGCAGCTGGTGCAATCGCCACATTTGTAATCAACTTTTATCACCTGAACCAACTCTTTGCAAAGGTAATTACAGCAGCAGACTACCTAGAATTTGCCAAAATCGCTACTGCAGGATTAATTATGGGCATCACAGTATATTATGTCGAGCGATCGCTCACTGGGTCTGCCGCAAAAGTTTTCGTACCCACAATTTTAGGTGCTCTCGAATACTTTGCGTTGGCATTGATTTTTAGAGTAAAGATTTTAACCGAATTAATGAAAGGAGTATCAAATGGACAATAA
- a CDS encoding glycosyltransferase, which yields MRNYKTILLATMSFDIGGVETHVLELATGLRQLGYTPIVASNGGVYVAELKKRGIQHIKLPLHDKNPKNILDSYILFKKVIEKEQIDIVHAHARIPAFTLGLLHKTMKFPFVTSVHAPFSTSPIYRLNSNWGQASIAVSQDLKQYLIDNYKINPQNIFVTINGINPETFRKDLDTHSIEETFHIDTSKTIIGHISRLDRERSLVAQQLLDLASDLYAQQPNTQIVIVGDGADFEYIQTKANHINKQLSTNYIVMAGASTKVNQFLALTDIFVGVSRAALEAMCAKCPTIIAGNEGYIGIFDHTKLTTAMESNFTCRGEIMSNPQILLQDILSLIDLPDKIVLGEYNRSIVLKNYSIQKMTLDNIKLYDKVWAQL from the coding sequence TTGCGAAACTACAAAACAATTCTTCTTGCTACAATGAGTTTTGACATTGGGGGCGTGGAAACCCACGTTCTCGAACTTGCCACCGGACTACGGCAGCTTGGGTATACTCCAATTGTTGCATCAAACGGCGGGGTATATGTTGCTGAGTTAAAAAAACGTGGGATACAGCACATAAAGCTACCTTTGCATGACAAAAATCCAAAGAACATACTAGACTCATATATTTTGTTCAAAAAAGTTATAGAAAAAGAACAAATCGATATAGTCCACGCACACGCACGCATTCCTGCATTTACGCTTGGCTTGCTCCATAAGACTATGAAATTTCCTTTTGTTACCAGCGTCCACGCCCCTTTCAGCACCAGCCCAATATATAGGCTCAATTCTAATTGGGGCCAGGCCAGCATCGCTGTTAGCCAAGACTTGAAACAATACCTGATTGACAACTATAAAATTAATCCTCAGAATATTTTTGTTACTATTAATGGTATCAACCCAGAAACTTTTAGAAAAGATTTAGATACACATAGTATAGAAGAAACTTTTCATATCGATACTTCCAAAACCATAATTGGCCATATCAGTCGCCTAGATAGAGAACGCAGCTTGGTCGCGCAGCAACTTCTAGACTTAGCGTCGGATTTATATGCGCAACAACCAAACACTCAGATTGTCATTGTTGGCGATGGTGCGGACTTTGAATATATTCAGACCAAAGCAAATCATATCAACAAACAGCTGAGCACAAACTACATCGTTATGGCAGGGGCCAGTACCAAAGTCAACCAATTTTTAGCACTCACAGATATATTTGTAGGGGTCAGCCGTGCAGCGCTAGAAGCCATGTGCGCAAAATGCCCCACCATTATTGCAGGCAACGAAGGCTACATCGGAATTTTTGACCACACCAAGCTCACGACCGCAATGGAATCTAACTTTACGTGCAGAGGTGAAATTATGAGCAACCCCCAAATTCTTTTACAAGATATTCTCTCTTTGATCGACCTACCAGACAAAATAGTTCTCGGAGAATACAACCGCTCGATTGTTCTCAAAAATTACTCTATCCAAAAGATGACCCTCGACAACATCAAACTCTACGATAAGGTTTGGGCCCAACTTTGA